tgattGTCGGCACTTTTTATCATTGTTGTCATTGATCAGTTTCTCTGATATAATTGTATTAGAAATTTCGTTGACTGATTTGTTTTGAATCCTTTCCTGAACAGCAGCCACAGCGAAATCAGTCGATTCATCATTTGtaaatactttatttgaaatcCCTTCCAAACTAGATACTTTGTGCTTTGCGCTTTTGGGGACAGAAAGAAATAAAGATCCACAGACACACATATTTAACATTACACCGCTCATAACCAGCATTGTTCCTTGGAAACCGTATTTCCTCAGGAGAAATTCCAAAAGTGGTGCAAAAATAAAAGTCCCTACTCCTGACCCAGCTGTTGCAAGACCGTTAACGAGTGATCTTCTTTTATCAAACCATCTCCCTACTATTATAATACTTGAGATGTTTGCCAATGACTTTCCAATACCTAATcaaacatatatgatatattgcattaaaatgacaaaagtaTGCTAGCTGAACCAGGTTCAAAGCAAAGATAGTTGTTTTCgcatattcatttataaaaacgTATAATCCTTGAAAGAAATAGCACTTGTATTTTGTAATTCTGCAGAAAAAAATCTATCTGATGTTAGTTGTTTTGGATTAAGCTTTGTAAAAGTCGTTTCTTTTTTGTACATCGAATCTTTTGATGTCTTCGTTTTGACAAACGTGACAATATCAActatcttattttaaatttctgatGTATCAAGCAAGAACATATCTATTGCACTATCGTATGGTGTTAAGAATGTTGTTGCGCGAAGATTATGTACAAAGCACATAAAACCTAATGGCATATTTTTATCGCACATTCACTCCACAATTTTTATATCCATACTTAATTAcaaagaataatattttttaaaacgagATTATATACGATtccaatgaaattttcagattatttttttttaacgatttaCCTGTTTATTTGGAAAAGGAAACGCATTTTTCAGAACGATAACTTTATCTTGTAAAGTACATTCATATTTACGGATGCTTCATGCAATGATAGCCAAGTTTAATCCCAAAACAAATCGGTGTATACAATATGTGGACAATGAAGTGTAGATCTGGAACAATTAAACTGTGCGGAAAtgaacaaataatatcaaaataatgctaTAATATCAAACAGATCAAAGATGAGATGGACAAATCtatgtttgtaaacattgtAAATGAAGGCAAAGTCCTTCAACCTTTTTTTGGACAGTACCATTAAAGACataaataatcaaacagaaattgTGAATAAATAGAACTCGAAGCTAGAAACATGTGCTATGAAATGCACCAACATCGTTCTAAAAGgatataattatgaccataagTACAGATCATGAGAGTCAAACGTAtatcaaatttgaaacataacaGTAACAATACATTCTATCATTCTTAAACATTGTTCTGAGTGTGGGCCTTTTATACGaagaacttttaatttaaagacTGTTTCTTTtatctgatataaaaaaaaataaacttgcgatgaatacatacatgtaaatatcaAGATGTAAATACGTTAATCCCACATATCTACTTATATGCACTGATCATGGGTTTTTAAGCTTTTCCATTAAACACGTACATTTGACGTAACCACCACTAAATAATACACATTTTGTATCATGTGTATCATGCACATTGTGTGTAACATAAAGAACCTTAAAGTATAAATGATGGGTGTGGGTAATTTCTAACTGAGACTTTTAAGTTTGACACGTGGGCATAGTCTTTCTTCAACACTATACCATACGAAAGTGTTCAACATccaattaaagaaaatataagaaattgaaCTGAAATATCACGCAACTGCCAATGAAATAAACCttactgatttaaagagttatatTCTAAGTTCTAAGAACAAAAAGTACTATTACAATTTGAAATTACCTGCTACAAGGCCGTAAGTTAAAAACATATACTCTATTTTAGGCATAAATCCTGTGGTGAGCCAACCAATAGACGTAAACACCCCTCCGACTACAGTCATTGAGCGACAGGAAAACCTTGTGCTCAACGCACTTGAGAGTGGACCTgaaaagtataattttatttgttaacgGTATTGCGAAATAAGAATCGTTCATTTTGAtgaatttcactttttgaatatatttctgttttcaataaagtttaaatatttcgaatagaatatatacatattaaagctttaggaaaatgttgtttgtgctgtttttagacacTTCTActacgaaatttgttttacatgcacacgtataaacattgtggtttttatccaacgcaatcataggtttgaacgtagttttcaatttagactcgattataaaagtaatatatatatatattgacaatcgtatgataaataaaaaaaaatagaataaactgttctttttcaatttatataatacAGAACTAATCTTACTGAAAATTAAGGCCATTGCGTTAGCCACGGAACCAACCCAAGCTGTTTTACTTGCATTCTCGTGGAATAATTCCAATAATTCAACGTATAATACACCAAATGTGTTTACAGCACCTCCGATTAGAAGGTGAATTATCACTGCACCTGTAAaccaaataaatgtgtataaatttatgAATACACAACTATTATGTATAGATGTAACAGTTGtaaatcatatttgaatttgtaagtagaccgtttgttttcccgtttgaatggttttacacgtCCAGTaatttttgggaccctttatagcttgctgttcggtgtgagccaaggctccgtgttgaagaccgtaagttgagctataatggtttacttttacaaattatgacttggattgagagttgtcccattggcactcattccacatcttGTTATATCTATCCATCAGTTTCCTGTTTTTATTTTGGCAGGTTTACATTATAACTCTagttaaaaaaagtattgatttttattatgtttcttACAcagaacatacatgtattcgATAGTCATTCATTGTATTCTAGAAACGAATTTATTTGCGTAAAAAAAGTAGGTCAGTGTAACTGGCACTTTATTCATTAACTTCGATACCAAAACAAActtaacgtgacggtacccaaattgcacctattttgacagttttttcacctacggttttttatgatcaagacaAACATTCTattctgtgtttattttgtagccgtATAGTTCTTGATAatataggtacaccaatttgatttttaatccattgcatccatgcttaaattcacaccattaaaaatcaaataacagatatttttttttttttttcaaatatttagaacaatttgACTTTAGTACAAACTcactattcatttttttctaaattgatgtttgtgacatttttttttgttcatttttaaaagatgactTTTTGTGAACGTCGCATGGTGGCGTTTACGTAAGTTTTTCTTTTCCAGTGAAAGTTTCATCTGTTGATATAAATTGTGAACGTTTAgtgtatatttgaatattttaaccTATTTTGTAAGACGTGTATATTGTCCAATAAtccaaatacaaattgtttagtctcaaagaaaaaaattaagagtTTCTCAGCTGTTTATGTTCAAtagatgcaatttgggtactcggtgcaatttgggtaccgtgaAGTTATACACCAACTTCTTTGTTGTTCTCAAACAGCTTGTTAAGCCAGATGTTGAAAACGTTTATTCAATTTGATGtcactgacatttttttttatgctgcCACTTTATGCTGTTACGATTGTCAGAATTCATTGGCCGTATACACTTTGTCGTTAGAAAAAGCCTTGTTTGTGACGTTGAAATCATAACGCACATATTAATCTATGACGTCATTAATGAATGCAGGTTCGCGGAACTTTAGAGTCGTTCTTTCTAAATTCattgttattgattttaatCCAAAATGGTTCATTCAAAACATTCCAAGAGATGCAGTATAAATGGAACAACCATAGTTGTCtcaaaataatacattgtagTTGTACTAGTTTCTAATTGGATATAGAAATGCCTCGCAAAGCCTCACATTCTATCTGTTTCTTAGTCTTGTACAAGTCCATTTATATATTGAGTCAAAATATAGTTATTCtaaagtattttattatttcgatttaaaatattcaacttatatatattaattgtaaataaatattcttaccCACTACTACAATCCATCCCCAACCTCCATCAGGAGCTTGTACGTCGTGATTTGCATCGTTATCTTCATCTTTCTTTTCAAAAGGTTTGGACATCACTCTGAAAGTTGTTTTAGCATGTATAACTATATTCAGCTGTTCTCGTGTTTTAGAATGTACAAGGAGCAATGGAAAATCTATTGACCGAGAACAATAGAACATTTAACTCTTATGAAAAAGTCGTGAAAATCAAATCAGTAATGCTGGTGATGATAGAGGCTAAAAGTTATTTCTAAACAGCATTGAATTTCgtacatttaaaagaaataatttatcaaaCTGTTTCTTTAGAAAATCATGTCTAAACAACATCTAAAGATCTTTCCGTTCAACAATTTTCGGAGTTTTCCACAAAGTACATTGCATgttacaattttcacaaaatgtacCTCTTTCACATCTAAGTGTTCGAGTTCACCAGTTTGTCGGGTGAACGTTCAATATAGAAATATTGGTTTTCCGTGAATAATACAGTTTAAAAGTCTGTCATTGCAGgttaaacaaaatagaaatgaatattttcattaaataggTTATCCGTCCAAATTTTAAGAGAAAGtcgtcttgttttttttttgtacatatatttgcGGTCTTCTCTATCAATTTCCATGCAATGTTTACATAAGGATAAGGACcgttttaatttcattgatatatTCACTTCAAAAGTATTAAATCTGTAATCTAgctgcatacatgtactgataaTTTGCAAGTTCTAGAGAAGTATACAGAgagtagaaaaaatattttgaagttgGTACTCCAGGATTATTTTCGCATAGCAATATTTTACACCAATTTTGTACCAAGCTCGTCGTTTGTTATTTATAGTAAATGAGAACATTAAatggaagttttatttttccctttctgaatttaattttattttcactattAACAGAACTTTTATTCGTTAACTTATAATTGGTTTCAAGTTTTCAGTGTTTTCAATGATAACCTGAATAGGGAACCTGTCAAGCGGTATTATAtggtttttataattttatgcaTCCTGCCAATTCGGTCATTCGTAATGTTCTTGTCTATCGTATTTGCTTGTGTGCTTTATGTTTTGAGTgtttatatgcattttttttatatttgttttgttgacatatttgttacttttgtattgattaagattataaaacaatgtttactGCTGTACCccaatatttgacatttttaccttttatgactgtttgttttgatcacacatcgttatcaatataatgGTATTTTATGGGACTGTCATACATGTGAGATGTTTCGTTAGCTATAAAGCTAGGCTTAATcctccattttctacataggagATGCCTGttccaatagttatcaaagtaccaggattatatcttaatacgccagacgcgcgtttcgtctacataagactcatcagtgacgctcagatcaaaacaattaaaaagccaaacaaatacaaagttgaagagcattgaggacccaaaattccaaaaagttgtgccaagtacggctaaggtaatctactcctgggcgtaagaaaatccttagattttcgaaaaattcaaagttttgtaaacagaaaatttataaaaatgaccatataattgatattcatgtcaacaccgaagtgctgactactgggctggtggtaccctcggggacgaaacgtccaccagcagtggcatcgacccagtggtgtaaatagttatcaaagtaccaggattatattttaataatccaaatacaaattgtttagtctcaaagaaaacttttaggaatttctCAGCTGTTTTTGTTCAATAGATGCAATTTaggtactcggtgcaatttgaATACCGTGACGTTATACACCAACTTCTTTGTTGTTCTCAAACAGCTTGTTAAGCCAGATGTTGAAaacttttattcaatttgatgtctctgacatttttttttatgctgcCACTTTATGCTGTTACGATTGTCAGAATTCATTGACCGTATACACTTTGTCGTTAGAAAAAGCCTTGTTTGTGACGTTGAAATCTTAACGTACATTTTAATCTATGACGTCATTAATGaaagtcaggaatacgacagttgctttccattcgtttgatgtgtttgaggttttggttttgccatttgataagggactttctgtaTTTAATTTCCCTTGGAGtgcagtatttttttatttcactttttttttaacacaacgTCTATATATTCCAACACCATTCATTATTGAAATATGTATGAAACATTAGATGCGATTCAAATtacctttgatttttatttttctttgctttTGTTAACAAGTTAAATTTCtagtattatttaaaatttgtaacttGTTTACAAGGCAGGATCGTGGATTCACGCATATGAGTAAAACATTTTCTCGTCCCTGCCTTATGAATCAGTTGTGTGATGTATttacatatgaaaatatatgaGCTATAAAcctagaatcatattcaaaacagtgtggtcctggccattgattgacgaaaTAAATTATcacattgactgggacagattaggtgaacgtttgtcggtaacaatcactgctcactatgtacttgttaaagacactgaatctgtggggtcaccaaaggttctcaacacctaaataaagcaattcgaaaaacgaatccggaataatactatgtgttgatttatattaataatataaatcaaaacataaaggttattcctgaataatttttcgaattattttattattaaaggcggtaagaacctttggtgaccccacagtttaaattctataataagtaagaagtgagcaatggtcgttacagacaaacgttcacctaatctgtcccagtcaatgggataatttaggtcgtcaatcaatggccaggaccatactgttttgaatatgattctatttatACAATAAGGCTCATGACTTTTTGTATTAGTTTTTTCGAAAGATTTGTTTGTTAAAACAGTCGCATTACCATAAAACCCATGTTGTTGTGTGTGTTCTTGATGTTTAAATTTCGTATTATAACATTTTCGTTCTTGGTGTTTCAACGGGGATGTGACTCTCCAGACAGGTGTAATTTTACATTTCTCATTCTATATTTTTCAGCCTTTGTACGAAACAATTTAAGTAATTTGTATGTAATATTTGCTTCAAATAAATGACCGTTAAAAAAAGAGAGAcgaatataccaaagggacagtcaaactcataaatctaaaacaaactgacaacgccaaggctaaaaattaaaaagaaaaacagaaaaacaatagtacacacgacacaacatagaaaactaaagaataaacaacacgaaccccatcaaaaactaggggtgatcgcaggtgctccggaagggtagttAACGTTGATCTCTCTGCAGTCAAAGTGGTAAACTAATACGTTATACTCAGTGTCACCACGGAAAATTGTATCTGGCCATTCTTCTAGCacaattatgtaaatttttactatcGCTATCATATAATTGTAAATCCTAATCAAATTCTGCATAGTGTTCTTTTAATAGTAACAGTGcgaatgaaatatattaaagataTAACGAGACAGCAACaataacaaccaaaaaaaaaactaaagttttAGTCTGAACGATCAATCCACTCATCAATAATTGCATTTTAGtataacaaaagtacaaaacaaattaatgtatgtcaattgtcaattgattaATCCATAGCAAGCTGTCATATGtccatttattttctaaatactgatatattttcaaacatatcaatttatttatatattaaacatgttaaatgaatgTATTATATTTAGTTTGTATGTACATAACAcatataatatgaataaaaataaaaataaaagttatacacacaaaacaatacactttaagttatttttttaaatgttaacattgatatgaaatattaaatgttCATATAGTTATGAACCTAAATATTGTTCtttatcatatataattatctaaaattTAATTCCAGGCAGAACCACAACCACATAAAATTGTTACAATGATTATCCTTATTAAGTGTACGAATTCCCGTTTCGTCTGACATCTAGACATTCATTGTTAAGTTCTTTAGTGCAGACAAGTTTTCATTAGTGACTATGTGTCTCAAATAGACGACTTATAATACATATTTAActtgtttcaaaaaatgttCACATGTTTCACATCATTATAATCTGCACTTATGTTTTAATAAGAACCACAATGAATGATTGATCCAGGACTTGTGTAATAGGACTTTCCACCTTTTGcaattcaacaatatacatttaGATGCTAGAGATCGTATTACCCAATGTCGACATTCCCACGAATTATTTACGTACTTATATCAAATAACTTTAAAACGTTgattaaaatgcaaatttatcgaatcaacaaacacaaaaaagtgtacaaaaagatacatgttttttttttaagatttgtcttGACTTAATAATTTTCAACTAGCTAAACTTGCTCAACTGTTTTAAATTCACGACAACTTTCTTTTGCTTAAATGGGAAGGTgctaataatatttattttactatatgcaattttgttatattatccATTCATTTCATTGGACACGTGCTATTTGTTAAGTTTCACTAACCCTTCATACGCACCACCCAACCATAGCAACATGTGATATTATTTTCAACGGGTGTTAATGCCTAAAATTAACTTCggtattttaaacaaatttcttAAACGTCTGCAATTTTTTTGAATTGAGGTACTCGTTTGATATGTCTTAGACCTTTTGCAATCAGTccacaattttcaaaaacaaaacttttaaataacattatacTCTAGTTGCAAGACTGTGTATGGCATATGTTGTTCGATTTTTAAATTTGGTCTTTCAATTTACATGTCATCAATGTTCAAGATTGGTGTAAATATCTCCTCGAGCACATTTTCTATCTCTCTGCTCTGTATGGACTGTAGGATCTTTCTTAGCCAGGAATCGATGCCATGTTGTCCACAATAAAAGGGAATATTGAGGTATTTTCGTATAAAGTTGTACATTTTCATTGTGCCTGGAATAAGATAGTACAATATTTAAGAGAATGTATCGAAGAATGTATGAGATGACTATTTCTGTCGCAATATCATATCgaacatattgaaattttacgACAGACCTAGATCATTTAAATAGAATTTGAACGGTAATGTGTAACAATTAAATTTGAGTATTAATTCTAATGTTTAGCCCACTTCTGGGTAAGTCTTCAAAAAGTTAGCttagtattaaaaaatttagaaaaatatcaaatttgactggaaaatatttaaaatgtttaaataaattgataacaaCAACCTTTTTGACACCGCCACATTTTCACGTGCCTTTTCCATTCTCGTCAGTATTTGTCGtatgtcaaatttttttttttccgttttttaGATATATGGGTTTTGATAGCAGTATACTAATGTTTtggtttaattaattttaactttttaagaCTCGGTACGATTTAGAgtgttacaaataaaaaaacacacctGTGATTGTTGGAGACTGCATGTTCGCTTTTAATGTATTTGGCTTATTTTTGTCGCTTGGTTGCTGTTCCATAATTGACGCTTATCCCATATCTACTTTTAATCATATTAATGCTGTctattcatgtgaatttcaccattaattttagtttatcatttttaataatagaGAGGCTTTTATCTCCCCATcgttatgattttatataagacaatataaatgtttataatctACCTTTTCCCATCTGTTTGGCGGCATCTATATTTCCATTACATGCATTTTTGTAAAGGGTACACATTCTATTTGAGAGACGTTCCCCAGCTTCTGTGTGTTCTTTTCCTGATAGGAAATTTGTCTCCTTCGAAGCCTTTTGTTTAGATAAAAACAGCAAGTCATACCATTCTATCTCCTTTAAAGTCGACGTAATGTCGAGATATTCTTGCGCAAGTAAGTCAATTTCTTTAAGAACGAGATTTCGGAGGTGACGTAGATCGATGGCCTGTGCAGTCAGAAGAAGTAGGTTTGCTGTCATCATTTGTACAATTTCAACTGCCTCTGAGGTGAATCGCGCGGAGACTAAAGCCATTGAATTGATTGCCTGGTTGTGGCATTCTGCACTCAATATATGATTACTCATAGGGTTGACAAAATGATCGAGTTCAGACATGTAAGAGGTCATTGCTATATCACAGCCTTTGAATCCGAAATCAACATTGATGTCACATCCACTTAGATTCGGTGGCAATCCGAAATTCAGCTTATCATTTACAACCTCTTCGAATAGAGCAAATTGTAGCTTCCCGCAAATTCCAAGCGCTTGTCGTGTTTGGTCCATTGCGATAGACATAGTTTCTCCCTGGAAATTAGCGTTATGTAAAACTGTATCTGTGCGATGGTCAATTAGTGGATTATCATTTGCGCTGTTAAGTTCAATTGTTATTCTTCTGCATGCTTCGTTAAGTGTTTCAACAGCTGGTCCAAGCCATTGTGGTGAACTCCGCACACTATAACGATCTTCCTTAAGAACTCCACATTTGTCTGGCAGGTTCATGTCTAATGTCGTGATAGCTAACTTACTACCTTCTAGAATTGACAACATATTCCTTGCTATTTCTTTCTGACCTATATGAGGAAGACAGTTGTGGATAAGAGGATGGAAGCTCTCTGTTCTTCCTTTCACTGCTTCAATTGACAGTCCGGTACATACTTGGGTAAGAAGAAGAAGCAAATTTGCGTCATAAAGTGTTGGAGCCGAGAACCCGGCAGTGAATGAACATGAATTTATTACCCCTAAGCCTTCCTTTGGGCCAAATACAATCGGTGATATACCAGCCTCTGCAAGAGCTTGTGGACAAGACATTATTTTCCCTCCTTTAAACACTTTCATATCTTCTCTTCCTATCATGGTTGCTGCAATATAACCTAGAGGCATCAGATCTCCGCTAGCACTAACAGATCCACGCAGTGGAACTTCGGGCACAATATCGTTATTGATAAGATCAGTCAGAGTTGTGACCACTTCAGCACGTACTCCAGAATATGCTTTTGCAAGACAATTTGCCCTCGTTACCATTGCAGCCCTAATCATTTCTAAAGGAAACATTCGACCCATTCCAACATTTACAAGACGGATCAACGCCATCTGCACATCTTCAAATTTACACGAACGCACGTCGGAACTTCCACCGAAGCCTGTGTTTATCCCATACAAAACAAGTCCTTTTTCTAACTTCTTTTTTAGATACACTGCATTTGCTGTTAACTCTTCCATGGATatttcagcaatttttactttcatgcTTGGCTCAATGCTGACTGCAAGGACTTCTGGTATGGTTAAAGTAGTTCCATCGAGCGTGATACTGTCTAAcgtgtttttccttttttggaTGAATGTTAAAGTTGTTCTTGCATGAGAATTATCCATTTCTGTCATTTTCCCAAATTAAAGAACCTGCGTTATGGATagattattttacatgttttacatcaTACGAAAAAAACTATGTCTTTTTAATAAGATAGAAACATGAATTACAAATACAGTATTAATTCCGTTAAAAATAATACAGAGGCTTCTTTCTTAGTAATGCCTAAGAACtataaaaaattaattcatttgtttGGTATAATAGTAGTTCTACGTTTGTAGTTAACGTTTGAAACgttttcaaacattaaaaatgatttatcgACAGCCCCGATaatattatatgataattttgaGTGCCTTTTGAGACCTTCGCAAAATATCCATCCTAGTCTG
The genomic region above belongs to Mytilus trossulus isolate FHL-02 chromosome 7, PNRI_Mtr1.1.1.hap1, whole genome shotgun sequence and contains:
- the LOC134726199 gene encoding monocarboxylate transporter 12-like, giving the protein MSKPFEKKDEDNDANHDVQAPDGGWGWIVVVGAVIIHLLIGGAVNTFGVLYVELLELFHENASKTAWVGSVANAMALIFSPLSSALSTRFSCRSMTVVGGVFTSIGWLTTGFMPKIEYMFLTYGLVAGIGKSLANISSIIIVGRWFDKRRSLVNGLATAGSGVGTFIFAPLLEFLLRKYGFQGTMLVMSGVMLNMCVCGSLFLSVPKSAKHKVSSLEGISNKVFTNDESTDFAVAAVQERIQNKSVNEISNTIISEKLINDNNDKKCRQSIIEKNKTVKDYFDYTLLTNNRFLCLCISFMLATLGHSPASIMLPALAMQFSIRSKDAAILLSISGIADIIGRIMLGILCDIKFFKKNRQNLYVIAIFTSGVSSICCVFASQYWHFVLYSCILGLFAGGSYNVLPPVILVDLLGIENLASSCGIALLFQGLGFLVGPPMAGFLTDKFGAYQSGFYFAGVSMVTSSIVVILPAIFERLNRSKYEIDIADRKVNDFDLAEHIKNETKISSEITMIRLHER
- the LOC134726200 gene encoding uncharacterized protein LOC134726200; the encoded protein is MTEMDNSHARTTLTFIQKRKNTLDSITLDGTTLTIPEVLAVSIEPSMKVKIAEISMEELTANAVYLKKKLEKGLVLYGINTGFGGSSDVRSCKFEDVQMALIRLVNVGMGRMFPLEMIRAAMVTRANCLAKAYSGVRAEVVTTLTDLINNDIVPEVPLRGSVSASGDLMPLGYIAATMIGREDMKVFKGGKIMSCPQALAEAGISPIVFGPKEGLGVINSCSFTAGFSAPTLYDANLLLLLTQVCTGLSIEAVKGRTESFHPLIHNCLPHIGQKEIARNMLSILEGSKLAITTLDMNLPDKCGVLKEDRYSVRSSPQWLGPAVETLNEACRRITIELNSANDNPLIDHRTDTVLHNANFQGETMSIAMDQTRQALGICGKLQFALFEEVVNDKLNFGLPPNLSGCDINVDFGFKGCDIAMTSYMSELDHFVNPMSNHILSAECHNQAINSMALVSARFTSEAVEIVQMMTANLLLLTAQAIDLRHLRNLVLKEIDLLAQEYLDITSTLKEIEWYDLLFLSKQKASKETNFLSGKEHTEAGERLSNRMCTLYKNACNGNIDAAKQMGKGRL